A stretch of Solidesulfovibrio sp. DNA encodes these proteins:
- a CDS encoding PAS domain S-box protein, with protein MDERTPTASDKPAKPGNAEAPRDSLPFPVVAICASAGGLQSLRSLLPSLPAPLPAALVILMHLAPDKVSHLSEVLADLTAIPVRPIAQGTPVEADTIHVLPPGQDLDMQHGVLVLHPVRDPPHKTFNRFLEALARDQGGNAVCVILSGLGSDGAEGAAQVAKAGGLVLVEDPATASHPDMPESAIAMGVANRVLPVDELGKRLPELCADPGRSMEHHPARLHKILDLLREETGQDLSGYRPSTLGRRIDKLRLLGGHKHLGAYIDILENNPEERRKLYQSLFIGVTAFFRDPEAFDLLREKVFPELVAGRGDGEALRVWVAGCSTGEEAYSLAMLLDEFLAAGGPELAVKIFATDIDARAVERARKGWYPDKALEALPPSLRERHFVTAGAGGTVRPALRERLVFVHHNLVQDPPFVHIDLAVCRNLLIYLTRPLQEKALSLLTGCLNPGGYLFLGSAETPAADAPGLEVVDRKWRIFRAKAAPPGQDLRRRPTFQRPRRPPAVPDPDRAGLAKAPANVVGEVLRRRYDPPAVLVNPTFKIVHINGDMRPFLALAAGEPSLQLPQLARQDLRRHLRSALGQAAATLAPAKAAGLRLVEEPAMLLDLHVEPVLDEAGRLESLVVIFERGRLAEPTDGRQELEQCSESGLVQRYEEELLQAQELVGTVSEEYEKLNEELRASNEELTSMNEELQSTNEEMDASREELQSLNEELSLKVEELARANAFVENLLRGANVPMVFLDKELRILRFTPSALGVFHLTAADQGRPIAEVKAQVQDEAMLAQAQGTLATGTAAESEVVHRDGRIFLKRVFAFLGPHERSEGVVMTYADITTLKAAEEVLRRGNETLEAQVAARTRELDIARREADQRAVELEAIMEQAPAAVWISRDTEARSIIGNQASYRLLRMAPGSNVSKNLPGAPYRALRDGRELPASELPMQRAARGEYVTGQEIDLVFTDGQSRTIFGNAAPLRNFLGETYGAVGAFMDITALKRAQSEARRWQHLFEQAGFGLAIARVSDNTFLSVNPSFARERGYGPEELVGRSLLTVYPEDVRPALREQIGQADRTGHGLFESLHLRKDGSTFPVLVEITVLKDARGQPETRLAYCLDLTGRKSAEAKLHLALGAARAGTWEWDLATNENTWSPETYRLYGLSPEKHPASYDTWLQSVHPDDRERAADEVARTVRDEAPLSLEYRVNTPDATQRWLLSLGEPQRDLKGKAAGYLGLAVDITERKRLERERLASLDEVERQKSFLESLIRNAPILVGVVEGPQHRFVLANPLYESLPKEVPGPMPGRTVAEVFPSVAQQVVPLFDSVYASGQTASVHDFPVPLGSRLTWWDADYIPLPDAAGRVTCVLILAFEVTARHDASETLRQSEEKYRSLFEAMNEGLCVLELVRDAAGQPADYRVIEANPAYERILGVRRQEVLGRQVREIFGLAQAPNLDVYVPLLETRQPATFETALPELGKHFRVSAFPLGGERFVAMFQDVTEVREARQAEEASARRFRELFSFSPVPMGYVDHEGRILDLNTRFTALFGYTRQDIPTLKDWRRKAYPDPHSRHEIFEHWDLAMRGSGDTPREVPQAEYQVACKDGRTLAVLISGMAIGQGFLASFVDITERKDFEKALAEREEQLRLFVEHAPAAIAMFDRDMTYLAASSRWSDDYGLAGETIIGRSHYEIFPEIPERWKRIHRRCLAGNVERAENDPFVRLDGKTQFVTWEIRPWRTPTGDIGGIVCFSEDVTPRLLAERATIEAKEAAEAANRAKSEFLANMSHEIRTPLNGLLGMLQLLRTTALDAEQDEYTRMAIRSGTRLTRLLSDILDLSRIEAGRLAVTDAPFRLDDIIGSLRDTFLPLSREKRLELTFAPQPGLPPVLIGDEMRIRQILFNLVGNALKFTATGGVRLEISSLAPLSETRVRLLFCVADSGVGIPDDKLDSVCDPFTQAEQSYTRSQQGAGLGLTITKRLVDLMHGTMTIESELGLGTTVYLTLPAGLPASRAAVAVAGAAAAPPGACHVLLAEDDKVSQISTRRLLEKAGYRVTAVDDGRQALEAMRREAFDCLLLDVQMPVLDGVTATKRIREGADGTLDRDIPIVALTAYAMSGDREIFLKAGMDAYLPKPVDLEAMTLAIDQAMRLRREK; from the coding sequence ATGGACGAACGCACCCCGACTGCGTCTGACAAGCCGGCCAAGCCCGGCAACGCCGAGGCGCCCCGCGATTCCTTGCCGTTTCCCGTCGTGGCGATTTGCGCTTCGGCCGGCGGCCTCCAGTCGCTACGCAGCCTGCTGCCCAGCCTCCCGGCACCACTTCCGGCCGCCCTGGTGATCCTCATGCACCTGGCCCCGGACAAGGTCAGTCATCTGTCCGAAGTGCTTGCCGATCTCACCGCCATTCCAGTGCGTCCGATCGCGCAGGGCACACCGGTGGAGGCCGACACCATCCACGTCCTGCCGCCGGGACAGGACCTGGACATGCAGCACGGCGTCCTGGTCCTGCACCCGGTCCGCGACCCTCCCCACAAGACCTTCAACCGCTTCCTGGAGGCCCTGGCCCGGGACCAGGGCGGCAACGCCGTCTGCGTCATCCTCTCGGGCCTGGGGTCGGACGGCGCCGAAGGCGCCGCGCAGGTGGCCAAGGCCGGCGGCCTGGTCCTCGTGGAGGACCCGGCCACGGCCAGCCATCCGGACATGCCCGAAAGCGCCATCGCCATGGGCGTGGCCAACCGGGTGCTCCCCGTGGACGAGCTCGGAAAAAGACTGCCGGAGTTGTGCGCGGACCCGGGCCGGTCCATGGAGCACCATCCCGCCCGGCTCCACAAAATCCTCGACCTGCTGCGGGAGGAAACGGGACAGGACCTCTCCGGTTACCGGCCAAGCACCCTCGGCCGGCGCATCGACAAGCTGCGGCTGCTCGGCGGGCACAAGCACCTCGGCGCCTACATCGACATCTTGGAGAACAACCCCGAGGAACGCCGCAAGCTCTACCAATCCCTGTTTATCGGCGTGACCGCGTTTTTCCGCGACCCCGAGGCGTTCGACCTCCTGCGCGAGAAGGTGTTCCCGGAACTCGTCGCCGGGCGCGGCGACGGGGAGGCCTTGCGGGTCTGGGTGGCGGGCTGCTCCACGGGAGAGGAAGCCTACAGCCTGGCCATGCTCCTGGACGAATTCCTGGCGGCCGGGGGGCCGGAACTGGCGGTCAAGATTTTCGCCACGGACATCGACGCCCGGGCCGTGGAGCGCGCCCGCAAGGGCTGGTACCCGGACAAGGCCCTGGAAGCGCTTCCCCCCTCGCTGCGGGAACGCCATTTCGTCACGGCCGGCGCGGGCGGCACGGTGCGCCCGGCCTTGCGGGAACGCCTCGTGTTCGTGCACCACAACCTCGTGCAGGACCCGCCCTTTGTCCACATCGACCTGGCCGTTTGCCGCAACCTCCTGATCTACCTCACCCGGCCCCTCCAGGAAAAAGCCTTGTCCCTGCTCACCGGCTGCCTCAACCCCGGGGGGTATCTTTTCCTCGGCTCGGCCGAGACCCCCGCGGCGGACGCCCCGGGCCTGGAAGTCGTGGATCGGAAATGGCGCATCTTCCGCGCCAAGGCCGCCCCCCCGGGGCAGGACCTCCGGCGGCGGCCGACCTTCCAGCGCCCGCGCCGCCCCCCGGCCGTACCCGATCCGGACCGCGCCGGCCTGGCCAAGGCGCCGGCGAACGTCGTCGGCGAGGTCTTGCGGCGGCGCTACGACCCGCCCGCCGTGCTGGTGAACCCGACCTTCAAGATCGTGCACATCAACGGGGACATGCGCCCCTTCCTGGCCCTGGCCGCCGGGGAGCCGAGCCTGCAGCTGCCCCAACTGGCGCGCCAGGACCTGCGACGCCATCTCCGGTCGGCCCTGGGCCAGGCCGCCGCGACCCTGGCCCCGGCCAAGGCCGCGGGGCTGCGCCTCGTCGAGGAGCCGGCCATGCTCCTGGACCTGCACGTGGAGCCGGTGCTCGACGAGGCCGGCCGCCTGGAATCCCTGGTGGTGATCTTCGAACGCGGGCGCCTGGCCGAACCGACCGATGGCCGCCAAGAGCTGGAACAATGCAGCGAGTCGGGTTTGGTGCAGCGCTACGAGGAGGAGCTGCTGCAAGCCCAGGAACTGGTTGGCACGGTGTCGGAAGAATACGAGAAGCTCAACGAGGAGCTGCGAGCATCCAACGAAGAGCTCACGAGCATGAATGAGGAGTTGCAGTCCACAAACGAGGAGATGGATGCCTCGCGCGAGGAACTGCAGTCCTTAAACGAGGAACTCTCCCTGAAGGTGGAGGAGCTCGCCCGGGCCAACGCCTTCGTGGAAAACCTTCTGCGCGGCGCCAACGTCCCCATGGTCTTCCTGGACAAGGAACTGCGCATCCTGCGCTTCACTCCGTCCGCCCTGGGCGTGTTCCATCTGACCGCGGCGGACCAGGGACGGCCTATCGCCGAGGTCAAGGCCCAGGTCCAGGACGAGGCCATGCTGGCCCAGGCCCAGGGCACCCTGGCCACGGGGACGGCGGCGGAGTCCGAGGTCGTCCACCGGGACGGGCGCATCTTCCTCAAACGGGTGTTCGCGTTCCTCGGCCCGCATGAACGCAGCGAAGGCGTCGTCATGACCTATGCGGACATCACCACGCTCAAGGCCGCCGAGGAGGTGCTGCGCCGCGGCAACGAAACCCTGGAAGCCCAGGTCGCGGCCCGAACGCGGGAACTGGACATCGCCCGCCGGGAGGCCGACCAGCGGGCCGTGGAACTGGAAGCCATCATGGAACAGGCGCCGGCGGCCGTCTGGATCAGCCGGGACACCGAAGCCCGGTCCATCATCGGCAACCAGGCCAGCTATCGCCTGCTGCGCATGGCCCCGGGAAGCAACGTGAGCAAGAACCTGCCCGGGGCGCCCTACCGGGCCCTGCGCGACGGACGGGAGCTGCCCGCAAGCGAGCTGCCCATGCAACGCGCCGCCCGGGGCGAGTACGTCACCGGCCAGGAGATCGACCTGGTTTTCACCGACGGCCAATCGCGCACCATCTTCGGCAATGCCGCGCCGTTGCGCAATTTCCTGGGCGAGACCTACGGGGCCGTCGGTGCCTTCATGGACATCACCGCCCTCAAGCGGGCCCAGTCGGAGGCCCGCCGCTGGCAGCACCTCTTCGAGCAGGCCGGCTTCGGGCTGGCCATCGCCCGGGTTTCCGACAACACCTTCCTGTCCGTCAATCCCTCCTTCGCCCGGGAACGCGGCTACGGGCCCGAGGAACTTGTGGGCCGCTCCCTGCTGACGGTCTATCCCGAGGACGTGCGCCCGGCGCTGCGGGAACAAATCGGCCAGGCCGACCGGACCGGGCACGGCCTGTTCGAATCGCTGCACCTGCGCAAGGACGGCTCCACCTTCCCGGTGCTCGTGGAGATCACGGTGCTCAAGGACGCGCGGGGCCAGCCCGAGACCCGCCTGGCCTACTGCCTGGACCTCACCGGGCGCAAGTCGGCCGAGGCCAAGCTGCACCTGGCCCTGGGCGCGGCCAGGGCCGGGACCTGGGAATGGGACCTCGCGACCAACGAAAACACCTGGTCCCCCGAAACCTACCGGCTCTACGGGCTGTCACCGGAAAAACATCCCGCGTCCTACGACACCTGGCTGCAATCCGTGCATCCCGACGACCGGGAGCGGGCCGCGGACGAAGTGGCGCGGACGGTCCGAGACGAAGCCCCGCTCTCCCTGGAATACCGGGTGAACACCCCGGACGCCACGCAGCGCTGGCTGCTCTCGCTTGGCGAACCGCAAAGGGATCTGAAGGGGAAGGCCGCCGGCTACCTGGGACTGGCCGTGGACATCACCGAGCGCAAACGGCTGGAACGGGAACGGCTGGCCTCCCTCGACGAAGTGGAACGGCAGAAGTCCTTTCTGGAAAGCCTGATCCGCAACGCGCCCATCCTCGTCGGCGTGGTGGAAGGCCCGCAGCACCGCTTCGTCCTGGCCAACCCCCTGTACGAATCCCTTCCCAAGGAGGTCCCGGGCCCCATGCCGGGGCGGACCGTGGCCGAGGTTTTCCCCTCGGTGGCGCAGCAGGTCGTGCCGCTTTTCGACAGTGTCTACGCCTCGGGCCAAACCGCTTCGGTGCACGACTTCCCGGTCCCCCTGGGCTCGCGCCTGACCTGGTGGGACGCCGACTACATCCCCCTGCCGGACGCGGCCGGACGGGTCACCTGCGTGCTCATCCTGGCCTTCGAAGTCACCGCGCGCCATGACGCCAGCGAAACGCTGCGCCAAAGCGAGGAAAAATACCGCTCGCTGTTCGAGGCCATGAACGAAGGCCTGTGCGTCCTGGAACTGGTGCGCGACGCGGCCGGGCAGCCGGCGGATTACCGCGTGATCGAGGCGAACCCGGCCTACGAGCGCATTCTCGGCGTCCGGCGCCAGGAGGTCCTGGGACGGCAGGTACGGGAGATCTTCGGCTTGGCCCAGGCGCCCAACCTGGACGTCTATGTCCCCTTGCTGGAAACGCGCCAGCCGGCCACCTTCGAGACCGCCCTCCCGGAACTGGGAAAACATTTCCGCGTCTCGGCCTTTCCCCTGGGCGGCGAACGCTTCGTGGCCATGTTCCAGGACGTGACGGAAGTCCGGGAGGCCAGGCAGGCCGAGGAAGCCAGCGCCCGGCGTTTCCGGGAGTTGTTCAGCTTCTCGCCCGTGCCCATGGGCTACGTGGACCACGAGGGACGCATCCTCGACCTCAACACGCGCTTCACGGCGCTGTTCGGCTATACCCGCCAGGACATCCCCACCCTCAAGGACTGGCGGCGCAAGGCCTACCCCGACCCGCACTCCCGCCACGAGATCTTCGAACATTGGGACCTGGCCATGCGGGGCTCCGGGGACACCCCCCGCGAGGTGCCCCAGGCCGAATACCAGGTGGCCTGCAAAGATGGCCGCACACTGGCGGTGCTCATCTCGGGCATGGCCATCGGGCAAGGCTTCCTGGCCAGCTTCGTGGACATCACCGAGCGCAAGGACTTCGAGAAGGCCCTGGCCGAGCGCGAGGAGCAGTTGCGCCTGTTCGTGGAACACGCCCCGGCCGCCATCGCCATGTTCGACCGCGACATGACCTACCTGGCCGCCAGCAGCCGCTGGAGCGACGATTACGGCCTGGCCGGCGAAACGATCATCGGGCGCTCCCACTACGAAATCTTTCCGGAGATCCCGGAACGCTGGAAACGGATACACCGCCGTTGCCTGGCCGGAAACGTGGAACGGGCCGAAAACGACCCCTTCGTCCGCCTGGACGGCAAAACCCAGTTCGTCACCTGGGAGATCCGGCCCTGGCGCACGCCGACCGGGGACATCGGCGGCATCGTCTGCTTCAGCGAGGACGTGACGCCGCGCCTGCTGGCCGAACGGGCGACCATCGAGGCCAAGGAGGCGGCCGAGGCGGCCAACCGGGCCAAAAGCGAATTCCTGGCCAACATGAGCCACGAGATCCGCACGCCCTTAAACGGCCTGCTGGGCATGCTGCAACTGCTGCGCACCACGGCCCTTGACGCGGAGCAGGACGAGTACACCCGCATGGCCATCCGGTCGGGGACGCGCCTGACCCGACTGCTCTCCGACATCCTGGACCTTTCCCGCATCGAGGCCGGGCGCCTGGCCGTCACCGACGCCCCCTTCCGGCTCGACGACATCATCGGGTCGCTGCGGGACACCTTCCTGCCCCTGAGCCGGGAAAAACGGCTGGAACTGACCTTCGCGCCGCAGCCCGGCCTTCCCCCGGTCCTGATCGGGGACGAAATGCGCATCCGGCAAATCCTCTTCAACCTGGTGGGCAACGCCCTGAAATTCACCGCGACCGGTGGGGTGCGGCTGGAGATCTCCAGCCTGGCCCCCCTGTCCGAGACCCGGGTCCGGCTCCTGTTTTGCGTCGCCGACAGCGGCGTGGGCATCCCCGACGACAAGCTGGACTCGGTGTGCGATCCATTCACCCAGGCGGAGCAGTCCTACACGCGCTCCCAGCAGGGCGCCGGCCTGGGCCTGACCATCACCAAGCGCCTGGTGGACCTGATGCACGGGACCATGACCATCGAGAGCGAACTGGGGCTGGGGACCACGGTCTACCTCACGCTGCCGGCGGGCCTGCCGGCGAGCCGCGCCGCGGTGGCCGTCGCCGGGGCCGCCGCCGCGCCCCCGGGCGCATGCCATGTCCTGCTGGCCGAGGACGACAAGGTCAGCCAGATCAGCACCCGGCGCCTGCTGGAAAAAGCCGGCTACCGGGTGACGGCGGTCGACGACGGCCGCCAGGCCCTGGAGGCCATGCGGCGAGAGGCCTTCGACTGCCTGCTCCTGGACGTGCAGATGCCGGTCCTCGACGGCGTGACCGCCACCAAGCGCATCCGCGAGGGCGCCGACGGCACCCTGGACCGCGACATCCCGATCGTCGCCCTCACCGCCTACGCCATGAGCGGCGACCGGGAAATCTTCCTCAAGGCGGGCATGGACGCCTACCTGCCCAAGCCCGTGGATCTGGAGGCCATGACCCTGGCCATCGACCAGGCCATGCGCCTGCGCCGGGAAAAATGA
- a CDS encoding sigma 54-interacting transcriptional regulator — protein MERPVYPPLSKERMAKITMQWRRFQAGGDVDPSTVRPMIQASWKRCRQARLPSDTLTLCPIDTPALELAATRYRDLVESAKHLMDKLVLSIHLSKSVVTLVDTAGLVLHASARSQDLENVPYGVPGRRCDEATIGTNGMGLCIIEKKPVHVICSEHYNASLHYLSCSAAPIRNVAGELIGALNLAINTEGFHQHTMGLVEAAAHAIEEHLRLRSLVRNQKVILELLDDGVIVLGRDGGIASINRQACDMLGLDAQPLGGNIRDYLPDGEVLRAVLADRNPFYDREVTFQSREGRLACALSCAPFGDDGVILTLREARRMRKYAARVAGAKAVYTFENIVGGAVALREALRLARAASQSEATTLLLGESGTGKELFAQAIHNASNRRKGPFVVVNCGALPRNLVQSELFGYVAGAFSGALKEGSPGKFELADGGTLFLDEIGEMPLEAQVSLLRLLQESEVTRLGGKQAKRIDVRIIAATNKDLPTAIRNNAFRGDLYYRLNVLTIHIPPLRRREGDIQLLARIFLEKFATSLHKKQIRLSREAMAALETYQWPGNVRELENCIERLVNVSPGDSIDITDLPQDIMADMARGPLGAAGEPAMSLKRIQKALILETLRETGGNFRRTSSILNISRTTLYAKLKQYGITADTFRAP, from the coding sequence ATGGAACGACCCGTCTATCCGCCCCTGTCCAAGGAACGCATGGCGAAAATCACCATGCAGTGGCGGCGTTTCCAGGCCGGCGGCGACGTCGATCCGTCAACGGTGCGCCCCATGATCCAGGCGTCCTGGAAACGCTGCCGGCAGGCCCGGCTGCCCAGCGACACCCTGACCCTTTGCCCCATCGACACCCCGGCCCTGGAACTGGCCGCGACCCGCTACCGGGATCTGGTGGAAAGCGCCAAGCATCTGATGGACAAGCTCGTGCTGTCCATCCACCTGTCCAAAAGCGTCGTCACCCTCGTCGACACGGCCGGGCTCGTCCTGCACGCCTCGGCCAGGAGCCAGGACCTGGAAAACGTGCCCTACGGCGTGCCGGGGCGGCGCTGCGACGAGGCGACCATCGGCACCAACGGCATGGGGCTTTGCATCATCGAGAAAAAGCCGGTCCACGTCATCTGCTCGGAGCACTACAACGCCTCGCTGCATTACCTGAGCTGCAGCGCCGCCCCCATCCGCAACGTCGCCGGCGAGCTCATCGGCGCCCTGAACCTGGCCATCAACACCGAGGGCTTTCACCAGCACACCATGGGCCTGGTGGAGGCGGCCGCCCATGCCATCGAGGAGCATTTGCGGCTGCGCAGCCTGGTGCGCAACCAGAAGGTCATCCTCGAACTGCTCGACGACGGCGTCATCGTCCTCGGCCGCGACGGCGGCATCGCCAGCATCAACCGCCAGGCCTGCGACATGCTCGGCCTCGACGCCCAGCCCCTTGGCGGGAACATCCGGGACTACCTCCCGGACGGCGAGGTCCTGCGGGCCGTCCTGGCCGACCGGAACCCGTTCTACGACCGGGAGGTCACCTTCCAGTCGCGGGAGGGGCGGCTTGCCTGCGCCCTGTCCTGCGCCCCCTTCGGCGACGACGGCGTGATCCTGACCCTGCGCGAGGCCAGGCGCATGCGCAAGTACGCCGCCCGGGTCGCCGGGGCCAAGGCCGTGTACACCTTCGAGAACATCGTGGGCGGCGCCGTGGCCCTGCGGGAGGCCCTGCGCCTGGCCCGGGCGGCGTCGCAAAGCGAGGCCACCACCTTGCTGCTCGGCGAGTCCGGCACCGGCAAGGAGCTGTTCGCCCAGGCCATCCACAACGCCAGCAACCGCCGCAAGGGGCCGTTCGTGGTGGTCAACTGCGGGGCGCTGCCGCGAAACCTGGTGCAAAGCGAGCTGTTCGGCTACGTGGCCGGGGCCTTTTCCGGGGCGCTCAAGGAGGGCAGCCCGGGCAAGTTCGAGCTGGCCGACGGCGGGACCCTGTTTCTCGACGAGATCGGCGAGATGCCGCTGGAGGCGCAGGTGAGCCTGCTGCGCCTGCTCCAGGAAAGCGAGGTCACCCGCCTTGGCGGCAAGCAGGCCAAGCGCATCGACGTGCGCATCATCGCCGCCACCAACAAGGACCTGCCCACGGCCATACGCAACAACGCCTTTCGCGGCGACCTCTACTACCGCCTCAACGTGCTGACCATCCACATCCCGCCGCTGCGCCGGCGCGAGGGCGACATCCAGTTGCTGGCCAGGATTTTCCTGGAGAAGTTCGCCACCAGCCTGCACAAAAAGCAGATCCGGCTGTCCCGGGAGGCCATGGCCGCCCTGGAGACCTACCAGTGGCCGGGCAATGTCCGGGAACTGGAGAACTGCATCGAGCGGCTGGTCAACGTGTCCCCGGGCGACAGCATCGACATCACGGACCTGCCCCAGGACATCATGGCCGACATGGCCCGGGGGCCGCTCGGCGCGGCCGGCGAACCCGCCATGTCGCTCAAGCGCATCCAGAAGGCGCTGATCCTCGAAACCCTGCGCGAAACCGGCGGCAACTTCCGCCGCACCTCCTCGATCCTCAACATCTCCCGCACCACGCTCTACGCCAAGCTCAAGCAGTACGGCATCACGGCGGACACCTTCCGGGCGCCCTGA
- a CDS encoding iron-containing alcohol dehydrogenase codes for MAVQEQVYGFFIPSVTLIGIGASKQIPDKIKALGGSKPLLVTDKGVVAVGICKQVTDLLDAAGMPYVVYDETVPNPTDKNVHDGIEVYKKNGCDSLITLGGGSSHDCGKGIGLLVSNGGKIHDYEGMDKSTKPLMPYLAVNTTAGTASEMTRFAVITDTSRHVKMAIADWRITPGIAIDDPVLMVGMPPALTAATGMDALTHAVEAFVSTIANPMTDACAIESIKLVFKYLRKAVANGQDLEAREGMCFAQYLGGMAFNNASLGYVHSMAHQLGGFYNLPHGECNALLLPHVEQFNLIAKVEKFAEMAEIMGENTAGLSPRDAAELALKAIRQLSTDVGIPATLVELGRRYGKEVKAADIPTMTANAQKDICKYTNPRCATDKDIAAIYTGAL; via the coding sequence ATGGCAGTTCAAGAACAAGTGTATGGTTTCTTCATCCCCAGCGTGACGCTCATCGGCATTGGCGCATCCAAGCAGATCCCCGACAAGATCAAGGCCCTGGGCGGTTCCAAGCCGCTGCTCGTCACGGACAAGGGCGTGGTGGCCGTGGGCATCTGCAAGCAGGTCACGGACCTGCTCGACGCCGCCGGCATGCCCTACGTCGTCTACGACGAGACCGTGCCCAACCCCACGGACAAAAACGTGCATGACGGCATCGAGGTCTATAAGAAAAACGGCTGCGACAGCCTCATCACCCTGGGCGGCGGCTCCTCCCACGACTGCGGCAAGGGCATCGGGCTTCTTGTCTCCAACGGCGGCAAGATCCACGACTACGAGGGCATGGACAAGTCCACCAAGCCGCTGATGCCCTATCTGGCCGTCAACACCACCGCCGGCACGGCCTCGGAAATGACCCGGTTCGCGGTCATCACCGACACCTCCCGCCATGTGAAGATGGCCATCGCCGACTGGCGCATCACTCCGGGCATCGCCATCGACGACCCGGTGCTCATGGTCGGCATGCCGCCGGCGCTGACCGCCGCCACGGGCATGGACGCCCTGACCCACGCCGTGGAGGCGTTCGTGTCCACCATCGCCAACCCCATGACCGACGCCTGCGCCATCGAGTCCATCAAGCTGGTGTTCAAGTACCTGCGCAAGGCCGTGGCCAACGGCCAGGACCTGGAGGCCCGGGAAGGCATGTGCTTCGCCCAGTACCTCGGCGGCATGGCCTTCAACAACGCCAGCCTCGGCTACGTGCATTCCATGGCCCACCAGCTCGGCGGCTTCTACAACCTGCCGCACGGCGAATGCAACGCCCTGCTGTTGCCCCACGTGGAGCAGTTCAACCTGATCGCCAAGGTCGAGAAGTTCGCCGAGATGGCGGAGATCATGGGCGAGAACACGGCCGGCCTGTCGCCGCGCGACGCCGCCGAACTGGCGCTCAAGGCCATCCGCCAGCTCTCCACCGACGTGGGCATCCCGGCCACCCTGGTGGAACTGGGCCGGCGCTACGGCAAGGAGGTCAAGGCCGCCGACATCCCGACCATGACCGCCAACGCCCAGAAGGACATCTGCAAGTACACCAACCCGCGGTGCGCCACGGACAAGGACATCGCCGCCATCTACACCGGCGCGCTGTAA
- a CDS encoding outer membrane homotrimeric porin, which translates to MRRLGLLAVFLVLAALAGPGHAVAATEVRMTGDARVYGDFFANRNFTGWNNPYWTSEVPTWRGAGVRTEDRFEIWERFRLRADFSTSEAVKFRLGIKVEDVWGHGTLTAANPTASLEVYEAYLQFKWPGSDVQVTAGLQPSGFTQSSFFNGSPIFDSRATSLVVAAPLVPERLTLVLAYTRTIASARTYEPNLQEIYRNQEGYALILPVTLPGFTAKPFFDFSVGGKGAYYITEGGWAEGLISAGLLAQSPAGWKDNFINVVWAGLPLELTALDPFRFYADVLWGHVGLNEYQKNQRRGWFVDTAAEYVGFDWFVPQAFGWWSTGEDASMRNGSERLPVYFPGHYDDKESTQAWNAGNSFLFDGGQELGKGSNMTVNPAGNWGFGASINKVKLLDKLEQRLTAVYVRGNNAPKAIRDANAILGSNPLFVMGRDLTVNEWIVGLNWDSKYLLYDNLAIILETGWAHPGAFQTSVWGSRLAHKAEDAWKAALGFKYTF; encoded by the coding sequence ATGCGACGTTTGGGACTGCTGGCGGTTTTTCTCGTCCTGGCCGCCCTGGCCGGGCCGGGCCACGCCGTGGCCGCGACCGAAGTGCGTATGACGGGCGACGCCCGGGTCTACGGCGATTTTTTCGCCAACCGCAACTTCACCGGCTGGAACAATCCGTACTGGACCAGCGAGGTGCCGACCTGGCGGGGCGCGGGCGTGCGCACCGAGGACCGCTTCGAGATCTGGGAGCGTTTTCGCCTGCGCGCGGATTTCAGCACGAGCGAGGCGGTGAAGTTCCGCCTGGGCATCAAGGTGGAGGACGTCTGGGGCCACGGCACCCTCACCGCCGCCAATCCGACCGCCTCCCTGGAAGTCTATGAGGCCTATCTCCAGTTCAAATGGCCGGGAAGCGACGTGCAGGTCACGGCCGGGCTCCAGCCCAGCGGCTTCACCCAGAGCTCGTTTTTCAACGGCAGCCCGATCTTCGATTCCAGGGCCACGAGCCTGGTGGTGGCGGCGCCGCTTGTGCCCGAGCGGCTGACCCTGGTTTTGGCCTACACCCGCACCATCGCCAGCGCCCGGACCTACGAGCCCAACCTCCAGGAGATCTACCGCAACCAGGAAGGCTACGCCCTCATCCTGCCCGTCACGCTGCCGGGCTTTACCGCCAAGCCGTTCTTCGATTTTTCCGTGGGCGGCAAGGGCGCCTACTACATCACCGAAGGCGGCTGGGCCGAGGGCCTCATTTCGGCCGGGCTGCTGGCCCAGTCGCCGGCCGGCTGGAAGGACAATTTCATCAACGTGGTGTGGGCGGGCCTGCCCCTGGAGCTGACGGCCCTGGACCCCTTCCGCTTCTACGCCGACGTGCTCTGGGGCCACGTGGGGCTCAACGAATATCAAAAGAACCAGCGCCGGGGCTGGTTCGTGGACACGGCGGCCGAGTACGTCGGCTTCGATTGGTTCGTGCCCCAGGCCTTCGGCTGGTGGTCGACGGGCGAGGATGCGTCCATGCGCAACGGCTCCGAGCGCCTGCCGGTCTATTTCCCGGGCCACTACGACGACAAGGAGAGCACCCAGGCCTGGAACGCGGGCAACAGCTTCCTGTTCGACGGCGGCCAGGAACTGGGCAAGGGCTCGAACATGACCGTCAACCCGGCCGGCAACTGGGGTTTCGGCGCCTCCATCAACAAGGTCAAGCTCCTGGACAAGCTGGAACAGCGCCTGACCGCCGTGTACGTGCGGGGCAACAACGCGCCCAAGGCCATTCGCGACGCCAACGCCATCCTGGGCAGCAATCCGCTGTTCGTCATGGGCCGCGACCTGACGGTCAACGAGTGGATCGTGGGGCTCAACTGGGACAGCAAGTACCTGCTCTACGACAACCTGGCCATCATCCTGGAAACGGGCTGGGCGCATCCGGGGGCGTTCCAGACGAGCGTGTGGGGTTCCCGTCTGGCGCACAAGGCCGAGGATGCCTGGAAGGCGGCCCTGGGCTTCAAATATACCTTCTGA